A window of the Pseudomonas sp. B21_DOA genome harbors these coding sequences:
- the lpxB gene encoding lipid-A-disaccharide synthase — protein MMASLRIALVAGEASGDILGAGLMRALKAQHPAVEFIGVGGPLMQAEGLTSYFPMERLSVMGLVEVLGRLRELLKRRKDLIATLIAAKPDVFIGIDAPDFNLNIELKLRQAGIKTVHYVSPSVWAWRQKRVLKIREGCDLMLTLLPFEAKFYEEKGVPVRFVGHTLADTIPFEADRAAARAELGLPEGPLVALMPGSRGGEVSRLGALFLDTAERLRGMRPGVRFVIPCANPERRVQLETLLVGRDLPVTLLDGQSHLALAACDAVLIASGTATLEALLYKRPMVVAYRLAPLTFWILKRMVKSPYVSLPNLLAQRLLVPELLQDDATVDALAQTLSPLIEGGEEQTRGFDEIHRTLRRDASNQAAQAVPDLIGKPQ, from the coding sequence ATCATGGCCAGTCTGCGTATTGCGCTGGTGGCGGGTGAGGCTTCCGGTGACATTCTCGGCGCTGGCCTCATGCGCGCACTCAAGGCACAGCACCCGGCGGTCGAGTTCATCGGCGTCGGCGGTCCGCTGATGCAGGCCGAAGGCCTGACTTCGTACTTTCCCATGGAGCGCCTGTCGGTCATGGGCCTGGTCGAGGTTCTCGGTCGCCTGCGTGAGTTGCTCAAGCGCCGCAAGGACCTGATTGCCACGCTGATCGCCGCGAAGCCGGACGTGTTCATCGGCATCGATGCGCCGGATTTCAACCTTAATATCGAACTCAAGCTGCGTCAGGCCGGGATCAAGACCGTGCATTACGTCAGCCCGTCGGTGTGGGCGTGGCGGCAGAAGCGCGTGCTGAAGATCCGCGAAGGCTGTGATCTGATGCTGACCCTGTTGCCGTTCGAAGCGAAGTTCTACGAAGAGAAGGGCGTGCCGGTGCGTTTCGTTGGTCACACTTTGGCCGATACGATTCCGTTCGAGGCTGACCGAGCTGCCGCGCGCGCCGAGCTGGGTTTGCCTGAAGGCCCATTGGTGGCGCTGATGCCGGGCAGCCGTGGCGGTGAAGTCAGCCGCCTCGGCGCGCTGTTCCTTGATACTGCCGAACGCCTGCGCGGCATGCGTCCGGGCGTACGCTTTGTGATTCCCTGTGCCAATCCTGAACGTCGCGTGCAACTCGAAACGCTACTGGTCGGCCGCGATCTGCCGGTGACATTGCTCGATGGTCAGTCTCATCTGGCCCTCGCCGCGTGTGACGCCGTGTTGATCGCCTCCGGCACTGCTACCCTTGAAGCGCTGCTGTACAAGCGGCCAATGGTAGTGGCGTATCGGTTAGCGCCGCTGACATTCTGGATTCTCAAACGCATGGTCAAGAGCCCTTACGTGTCGTTACCCAACTTGCTCGCCCAGCGCTTGCTGGTGCCAGAGTTGTTGCAGGATGATGCGACTGTCGACGCGTTGGCGCAGACCCTGTCGCCATTGATCGAAGGCGGTGAGGAACAGACCCGCGGCTTTGACGAGATCCACCGCACGCTGCGGCGCGATGCTTCCAATCAGGCGGCGCAAGCCGTCCCTGACCTGATCGGCAAACCACAATGA
- a CDS encoding acetyl-CoA carboxylase carboxyltransferase subunit alpha: MNPNFLDFEQPIADLQAKIEELRLVGNDNSLNIGDEISRLQDKSKTLTEDIFGKLTSWQIARLARHPKRPYTLDYIEHIFTEFDELHGDRHFSDDAAIVGGIARLEDQPVMIIGHQKGREVREKVRRNFGMPRPEGYRKACRLMEMAERFKMPILTFIDTPGAYPGIDAEERNQSEAIAWNLRVMARLKTPIIATVIGEGGSGGALAIGVCDQLNMLQYSTYAVISPEGCASILWKTAEKAPDAAEAMGITAERLKGLGIVDKVISEPLGGAHRDPAAAAASIRAELSSQLAMLKQFDNEALLKRRYDRLMSYGL, translated from the coding sequence ATGAACCCGAATTTTCTAGATTTCGAACAGCCGATCGCCGACCTGCAAGCCAAGATCGAAGAGTTGCGCTTGGTCGGTAATGACAATTCGCTGAATATCGGCGATGAGATCTCCCGCCTGCAGGACAAGAGCAAGACGCTGACCGAAGACATCTTCGGCAAGCTGACCAGCTGGCAGATCGCACGTCTGGCGCGTCACCCGAAACGCCCTTACACCCTCGATTACATCGAGCACATTTTCACCGAGTTCGACGAACTGCACGGCGACCGTCACTTCTCCGACGACGCTGCCATCGTTGGCGGTATCGCCCGTCTGGAAGACCAGCCGGTGATGATCATCGGCCACCAGAAGGGCCGTGAAGTGCGTGAGAAAGTTCGCCGCAACTTCGGCATGCCGCGTCCGGAAGGCTACCGCAAGGCCTGCCGTCTGATGGAGATGGCCGAGCGCTTCAAGATGCCGATCCTGACGTTCATCGACACCCCGGGTGCCTACCCTGGCATCGACGCTGAAGAGCGCAACCAGAGCGAAGCGATTGCCTGGAACCTGCGTGTGATGGCGCGGTTGAAGACCCCGATCATCGCCACCGTAATTGGTGAGGGTGGTTCCGGCGGCGCACTGGCCATCGGCGTCTGCGACCAACTGAACATGCTGCAATATTCGACGTATGCGGTGATCTCGCCGGAAGGTTGCGCTTCGATTCTGTGGAAAACTGCAGAAAAGGCCCCGGATGCCGCTGAAGCAATGGGCATCACCGCTGAGCGTTTGAAAGGCCTGGGTATCGTCGACAAAGTGATCAGCGAGCCACTGGGCGGCGCCCATCGTGATCCGGCTGCTGCCGCCGCTTCGATCCGCGCCGAGCTGAGCTCGCAACTGGCGATGCTCAAGCAGTTCGATAACGAAGCGCTGCTCAAGCGCCGTTACGATCGCCTGATGAGCTACGGTCTCTAA
- the tilS gene encoding tRNA lysidine(34) synthetase TilS: MGERSIDLPSRLLLNLEPWRNAAHWRIAFSGGLDSTVLLHLLATLANTESLPALSAIHIHHGLQAAADAWPQHCQDVCDALGVPLQVKRVTVKGGASLERAARDARYAVFSSLTQTNDVLLTGQHRDDQAETLLFRLLRGAGVRGLGAMPQQRPVGQGTLVRPLLDVSRAELESYAQAHRLRWIEDPSNQDRQFSRNYLRHQVMPLLTERWPQAQASMARTAAHLREAQGLLDELAQIDLAQAETPHEFAWLGVPSLELTPLTALSDARQRNALSHWLEPLTRLPDADHWSGWTTLCNAGADASPIWRLADGELHRSAGRVWWLSGNWLRTPVIGADWQTPTSALRLPDNGRVMLHGHAPAGPLRIAYRQGGEVMQLAERGSRDLKRLLNERAVPAFVRGRLPLLFRGEELLAVANQPGLDGQMDEGWTLHWQPTDEDQGLS; encoded by the coding sequence ATGGGTGAACGCTCGATTGATTTGCCATCCCGTCTTCTGCTGAACCTTGAGCCTTGGCGCAATGCCGCTCACTGGCGCATCGCCTTCTCCGGTGGCCTCGATTCCACCGTCCTCCTGCATCTGCTCGCCACTCTGGCGAACACCGAATCTCTTCCTGCGCTTAGCGCCATTCATATCCACCACGGCCTTCAGGCTGCGGCCGATGCGTGGCCGCAACATTGCCAAGACGTTTGCGATGCGCTGGGCGTGCCGCTGCAAGTGAAGCGGGTGACCGTAAAGGGCGGGGCGAGCCTGGAGCGGGCGGCGCGGGATGCGCGTTACGCGGTGTTCAGTTCGCTGACGCAGACCAATGACGTGCTGTTGACTGGCCAGCACCGCGATGACCAAGCGGAAACGCTGCTGTTTCGGCTGTTGCGCGGTGCCGGTGTCCGCGGGCTCGGCGCGATGCCGCAGCAGCGTCCAGTGGGGCAGGGCACGCTGGTTCGACCGTTACTGGATGTCAGCCGCGCCGAACTGGAAAGTTATGCACAGGCGCATCGGTTGCGCTGGATCGAAGACCCGTCGAATCAGGATCGACAGTTTTCCCGCAACTACCTGCGCCATCAAGTCATGCCGTTGCTGACCGAACGCTGGCCGCAAGCGCAGGCCAGCATGGCGCGCACCGCTGCGCATCTGCGTGAGGCGCAGGGCTTGCTTGATGAGCTGGCGCAGATCGATCTCGCCCAAGCCGAAACTCCCCATGAATTCGCTTGGCTGGGTGTGCCATCGCTGGAGCTGACACCATTGACGGCGTTGTCTGACGCGCGCCAGCGAAATGCCCTCAGCCACTGGCTCGAACCGTTGACCCGGCTGCCAGACGCTGACCATTGGTCAGGTTGGACAACGCTGTGCAATGCCGGCGCCGACGCTTCTCCGATCTGGCGTCTGGCCGACGGCGAGCTGCACCGCAGCGCCGGGCGCGTCTGGTGGCTGAGCGGCAATTGGTTGCGCACGCCAGTGATCGGCGCCGACTGGCAGACCCCGACTTCAGCGCTACGCTTGCCGGATAACGGACGCGTCATGCTCCACGGGCATGCTCCAGCCGGGCCTTTGCGTATTGCCTATCGGCAGGGCGGTGAAGTCATGCAACTGGCCGAGCGCGGTAGCCGGGATCTCAAGCGTCTGCTAAACGAGCGCGCGGTGCCGGCCTTCGTGCGTGGCAGATTGCCGCTGCTGTTTCGTGGCGAAGAATTGCTCGCCGTGGCGAACCAGCCGGGTCTTGATGGTCAGATGGACGAAGGCTGGACATTGCACTGGCAGCCAACAGACGAAGATCAAGGTTTGAGCTGA
- the kdsA gene encoding 3-deoxy-8-phosphooctulonate synthase codes for MAQKIIRVGDIEIANDKPMVLFGGMNVLESRDMAMQVCEEYVKVTEKLGIPYVFKASFDKANRSSVTSYRGPGLEEGMRIFQDIKQAFGVPIITDVHEPDQAAVVAEVCDIIQLPAFLSRQTDLVVAMAKTNAVINIKKAQFLAPQEMKHILNKCVEAGNDQLILCERGSSFGYNNLVVDMLGFGIMKQFEYPVFFDVTHSLQMPGGRSDSAGGRRAQVTDLAKAGMSQSLAGLFLEAHPDPDNAKCDGPCALRLDKLEPFLAQLKALDELVKSFPTVETA; via the coding sequence ATGGCACAGAAGATCATCCGCGTCGGCGACATCGAGATTGCCAACGACAAACCCATGGTGCTGTTCGGCGGCATGAACGTGCTGGAAAGCCGTGACATGGCCATGCAGGTTTGCGAAGAGTACGTGAAGGTCACCGAAAAACTCGGTATCCCATACGTGTTCAAGGCCAGCTTCGACAAGGCCAACCGGTCTTCTGTGACCTCGTATCGCGGCCCTGGCCTGGAAGAGGGCATGCGCATCTTCCAGGACATCAAGCAAGCCTTTGGCGTGCCGATCATCACCGACGTCCACGAGCCGGACCAGGCTGCGGTCGTCGCTGAAGTCTGCGACATCATTCAGTTGCCGGCCTTCCTGTCGCGCCAGACCGATCTGGTCGTGGCGATGGCCAAGACCAACGCCGTGATCAACATCAAGAAAGCCCAGTTCCTCGCGCCTCAGGAAATGAAACACATCCTGAACAAATGCGTCGAAGCGGGTAACGATCAACTGATCCTCTGCGAGCGCGGTTCGAGCTTCGGCTACAACAACCTCGTGGTCGACATGCTCGGCTTCGGCATCATGAAGCAGTTCGAATACCCGGTGTTCTTCGACGTGACCCACTCGCTGCAAATGCCCGGTGGTCGTTCCGACTCCGCTGGCGGTCGCCGCGCGCAGGTCACCGATCTGGCCAAGGCGGGCATGAGCCAGTCGCTGGCGGGTCTGTTCCTCGAAGCGCATCCGGATCCGGACAACGCCAAATGCGACGGCCCTTGCGCCTTGCGTCTGGACAAACTGGAGCCATTCCTGGCCCAGCTCAAAGCTCTGGACGAACTGGTGAAGAGTTTTCCGACGGTAGAAACCGCGTAA
- the eno gene encoding phosphopyruvate hydratase, whose product MAKIVDIKGREVLDSRGNPTVEADVLLDNGIIGSACAPSGASTGSREALELRDGDKSRYLGKGVLKAVANINGPIRDLLLGTDPSDQKALDQAMIKLDGTENKATLGANAILAVSLAAAKAAAQDQDLPLYAHIANLNGTPGVYSMPVPMMNIINGGEHADNNVDIQEFMVQPVGAKSFSEGLRMGTEIFHHLKAVLKARGLSTAVGDEGGFAPNLASNEDALKVISEAVANAGYKLGTDVTLALDCAASEFYEDGKYNLSGEGQVFTAEGFADYLKGLTERYPIISIEDGLDESDWAGWKILTDKIGEKTQLVGDDLFVTNTKILKEGIDKKIANSILIKFNQIGTLTETLEAIQMAKAAGYTAVISHRSGETEDSTIADLAVGTSAGQIKTGSLCRSDRVSKYNQLLRIEEQLNGKAKYNGRAEFRG is encoded by the coding sequence ATGGCAAAAATCGTCGACATCAAAGGTCGTGAAGTTCTCGACTCCCGTGGCAATCCCACCGTGGAAGCGGACGTGCTTCTCGACAACGGCATCATCGGCAGCGCCTGCGCGCCGTCCGGTGCATCCACTGGCTCGCGTGAAGCGCTCGAGCTGCGTGATGGCGACAAGAGCCGTTACCTGGGCAAGGGCGTGCTCAAGGCGGTAGCCAACATCAACGGTCCGATCCGCGATCTGCTGCTGGGCACCGACCCGAGCGACCAGAAAGCGCTGGATCAGGCGATGATCAAGCTCGACGGTACCGAAAACAAAGCGACCCTGGGCGCCAACGCCATCCTCGCGGTGTCCCTGGCTGCGGCCAAGGCGGCTGCACAGGATCAGGACCTGCCCCTGTACGCGCACATCGCCAACCTCAACGGCACCCCGGGCGTGTACTCGATGCCGGTACCGATGATGAACATCATCAACGGTGGCGAGCACGCCGATAACAACGTCGACATCCAGGAATTTATGGTCCAGCCAGTTGGCGCCAAGTCTTTCTCGGAAGGTCTGCGCATGGGCACCGAGATTTTCCATCACCTGAAAGCCGTGCTGAAGGCCCGTGGCCTGAGCACCGCCGTTGGCGACGAAGGCGGTTTCGCACCGAACCTGGCGTCCAACGAAGACGCGCTGAAAGTGATCTCCGAGGCTGTTGCCAACGCCGGTTACAAGCTGGGCACCGACGTGACCCTGGCGTTGGACTGCGCCGCGAGCGAGTTCTACGAAGACGGCAAGTACAACCTGTCCGGTGAAGGCCAGGTGTTCACTGCTGAAGGTTTCGCCGACTACCTCAAAGGCCTGACCGAGCGTTACCCGATCATCTCCATCGAAGACGGTCTGGACGAGTCCGACTGGGCTGGCTGGAAAATCCTCACCGACAAGATCGGTGAGAAGACCCAACTGGTGGGCGACGACCTGTTCGTGACCAATACCAAGATCCTCAAAGAAGGCATCGATAAAAAGATCGCCAACTCGATCCTGATCAAGTTCAACCAGATCGGCACCCTGACCGAAACCCTGGAAGCCATCCAGATGGCCAAGGCTGCCGGTTACACTGCGGTGATCTCGCACCGTTCGGGCGAAACCGAAGATTCGACCATTGCCGACCTGGCTGTGGGCACCTCGGCTGGCCAGATCAAAACCGGTTCGCTGTGCCGCTCCGACCGCGTTTCCAAGTACAACCAACTGCTGCGTATCGAAGAGCAGTTGAACGGCAAGGCCAAGTACAACGGCCGTGCCGAGTTCCGCGGTTAA
- the ftsB gene encoding cell division protein FtsB yields the protein MRSPYWLFLVLLLLLAGLQYRLWVGNGSLAQVAELKQQIAEQHAENEGLLERNRVMDAEVSELKKGMETVEERARHELGMVKDGETLYQLAQ from the coding sequence ATGCGCAGTCCTTACTGGTTGTTTCTTGTTTTGCTCTTGCTGCTGGCCGGTCTGCAGTACCGCCTGTGGGTGGGCAATGGCAGTCTGGCGCAGGTCGCCGAGCTGAAACAGCAGATCGCCGAGCAACATGCCGAAAACGAAGGCCTGCTGGAGCGCAACCGGGTGATGGACGCTGAAGTCAGCGAGCTGAAGAAAGGCATGGAGACCGTCGAAGAGCGGGCTCGTCACGAACTGGGCATGGTCAAGGACGGCGAAACCCTTTACCAGTTGGCCCAATGA
- the ispD gene encoding 2-C-methyl-D-erythritol 4-phosphate cytidylyltransferase — protein sequence MIDSLPAFWAVIPAAGVGARMAADRPKQYLQLGGRTILEHSLGCFLDHPSLKGLVVSLAVDDPYWPNLACVNDPRIQRVDGGAERSASVLNALLHLHAQGADDEDWVLVHDAARPNLSRDDLDKLLAELADDPVGGLLAVPARDTLKRVDNNGRVVETVDRSVIWQAYTPQMFRLGALHRALADSLVADAVITDEASAMEWAGLAPRLIEGRADNLKVTRPEDLEWLRQRWANRR from the coding sequence ATGATCGATTCCCTGCCGGCCTTCTGGGCCGTGATTCCTGCCGCGGGCGTCGGTGCCCGAATGGCCGCGGACCGTCCCAAGCAATATCTGCAACTGGGCGGGCGCACAATTCTCGAACACAGCCTCGGCTGTTTCCTTGATCACCCGAGCCTCAAGGGCCTGGTGGTCAGTCTTGCTGTCGATGATCCCTATTGGCCGAATCTGGCATGCGTCAACGATCCGCGCATTCAGCGGGTTGATGGCGGCGCGGAGCGTTCCGCATCGGTGCTCAATGCCTTGCTGCACCTGCATGCGCAAGGTGCCGACGATGAGGATTGGGTGCTGGTGCACGATGCGGCCCGGCCGAATCTGAGTCGCGATGATCTCGACAAGTTGCTTGCCGAACTCGCGGATGACCCGGTCGGCGGTCTGTTGGCGGTTCCTGCTCGCGACACGCTCAAACGCGTTGATAACAACGGACGTGTGGTTGAAACCGTGGATCGCAGCGTGATCTGGCAGGCGTATACACCGCAGATGTTCCGCCTCGGTGCGTTGCATCGGGCGTTGGCCGACAGCCTGGTTGCGGATGCCGTGATCACCGATGAAGCTTCGGCGATGGAATGGGCCGGTCTGGCACCGCGTCTGATCGAAGGGCGGGCGGATAATCTCAAGGTGACTCGGCCGGAAGACCTGGAGTGGTTGCGCCAGCGATGGGCTAACCGCCGCTGA